A DNA window from Rubripirellula tenax contains the following coding sequences:
- a CDS encoding multiheme c-type cytochrome, which translates to MENISRGHRDTVSEMRRRRAGVVSGAMAIGLLVVGAVGCSPPALPMTPQADLAVGMPTGQSSDPGTLSPTGIAAPSLLATETHSTQPISFRMNVQTTEAESGFPGRFDSGPFDQSSPFAGETFASEAVATQLIQIPQGPQPGSIIEVIPTPKGERDPAFAKPVEAAEKAMPAEKESPANVTPPAKEDVTETMDATAKAESPSASVASTQPAMAIDPTIASKAEPSTTPSTPVFPNALDGPEDYTTWDRPSVALVFTGQQHGYIEPCGCTGLDRQKGGVARRFTFIESLTDRGWDVVPMDAGNQVRRFGKQAAIKLQQSVRALDEMKYQAVGFGPDDVRLGVGDLLALAAEEDFFVSANVVLFDPEYLPRIRIVEKNGMKIGVTSVLDPDAMEVAADDALTVSDPLPSLTAATKDLAAKSPDYSVLLYFGKEDAAKELVRKVAGFDLVVAAGGYGEPTYQAESIEGSKTRIIVTGDKGMYAGIIGLYPDGTTKYARVPLTHEFADAPQMRGVMADYQNQLRDIGLGGLGLLPPIKHSSTETFVGSEACGKCHTNAYAVWESSAHAEATEHLVHPPKERSDIARHFDPECISCHVTGWNAQDYYPYETGYLSLEETSHLTGNGCENCHGPGAGHAAAEAEGATVEVALRDKLRESMKLPLEKAREKCMTCHDLDNSPDFHEPDAFEDIYWPEVEHYGLD; encoded by the coding sequence GTGGAAAATATCTCGCGCGGACATCGCGACACGGTTTCTGAGATGCGTCGACGACGGGCTGGCGTCGTCAGCGGTGCTATGGCGATCGGATTGCTCGTGGTCGGAGCGGTCGGATGCTCGCCACCCGCTCTACCGATGACCCCTCAGGCGGATCTCGCTGTGGGAATGCCGACCGGCCAATCCAGCGACCCGGGTACCCTGTCGCCGACAGGCATTGCCGCGCCGTCGCTGCTGGCAACGGAAACTCATTCAACGCAACCGATCTCGTTTCGCATGAACGTGCAAACGACCGAAGCGGAATCGGGGTTCCCAGGTCGGTTTGACTCTGGTCCGTTCGATCAGAGTTCCCCCTTCGCCGGTGAAACATTCGCAAGCGAAGCGGTCGCGACTCAATTGATTCAGATTCCACAGGGCCCTCAGCCTGGTAGCATCATCGAGGTGATACCAACGCCCAAGGGCGAACGGGATCCTGCGTTTGCCAAGCCGGTCGAAGCTGCCGAAAAAGCCATGCCGGCCGAAAAGGAATCGCCCGCCAACGTCACACCGCCCGCAAAAGAAGATGTGACCGAGACGATGGACGCGACTGCCAAAGCCGAATCGCCGTCGGCTTCGGTCGCGTCGACGCAACCGGCGATGGCAATCGATCCCACGATCGCCTCAAAAGCCGAGCCGTCCACGACTCCCTCGACGCCCGTGTTCCCCAATGCTCTGGATGGACCCGAGGACTATACGACTTGGGATCGCCCGTCGGTCGCGCTCGTCTTCACCGGCCAACAACACGGCTACATCGAACCCTGCGGTTGCACCGGCTTGGATCGTCAAAAGGGCGGGGTCGCACGCCGGTTTACGTTCATCGAATCGCTGACCGATCGCGGCTGGGACGTGGTCCCTATGGACGCCGGAAACCAAGTTCGCCGGTTTGGAAAGCAGGCCGCGATCAAGTTGCAACAGTCCGTGCGCGCCCTCGATGAAATGAAGTACCAAGCGGTCGGTTTCGGCCCCGATGACGTTCGATTAGGCGTCGGCGATTTATTGGCCTTAGCGGCGGAAGAAGACTTTTTCGTTTCGGCGAACGTGGTGCTGTTCGATCCGGAGTATCTGCCCCGCATTCGCATCGTCGAAAAGAACGGGATGAAGATCGGCGTTACCAGTGTCTTGGATCCGGATGCGATGGAAGTCGCCGCCGACGACGCTTTGACGGTTAGCGATCCCCTTCCCTCGCTAACCGCGGCCACGAAAGACTTGGCGGCCAAGTCGCCTGACTACAGCGTACTGTTGTACTTCGGCAAAGAAGACGCTGCCAAAGAACTGGTTCGCAAGGTAGCCGGATTCGACTTGGTGGTAGCGGCCGGTGGCTATGGCGAACCAACCTATCAAGCCGAATCGATCGAAGGATCAAAGACGCGAATTATCGTGACGGGCGACAAAGGCATGTATGCGGGCATCATCGGGTTGTATCCCGATGGGACGACGAAGTATGCGCGGGTGCCGTTGACGCACGAATTCGCCGATGCCCCGCAAATGCGAGGCGTCATGGCCGATTACCAAAACCAACTTCGTGACATCGGATTGGGCGGATTGGGATTGCTGCCGCCGATCAAGCACTCCTCCACTGAAACGTTTGTGGGCAGCGAAGCGTGCGGCAAGTGTCACACCAACGCGTACGCCGTCTGGGAGAGTTCCGCCCACGCCGAAGCAACCGAACACCTGGTTCATCCGCCCAAAGAACGCAGTGACATCGCCCGTCACTTTGATCCCGAGTGTATCAGTTGCCACGTCACCGGCTGGAATGCTCAGGACTATTATCCCTATGAGACAGGTTATTTGTCGCTGGAAGAAACTTCCCACTTGACCGGTAACGGTTGCGAAAACTGTCACGGACCGGGCGCCGGACACGCCGCAGCGGAAGCCGAAGGGGCGACGGTGGAAGTCGCCCTTCGTGACAAGCTTCGCGAGTCGATGAAGTTGCCGCTCGAAAAGGCTCGCGAGAAGTGCATGACGTGTCACGACTTGGACAACAGCCCTGACTTCCACGAACCCGATGCGTTCGAAGATATCTATTGGCCCGAAGTGGAACACTACGGACTAGACTGA
- a CDS encoding DUF1573 domain-containing protein yields the protein MKTFIFIAFLSGLIGASAAWAINQSRYGYREALFGPFDMAGTVTSENVAEVLDKREKKKVGKVVIDDDLDYDFGVMSPGQEGEKTFRIRNEGEGPLKLRVGASTCKCTLGALNKEILEPGEETEIKLTWTVKGGSTDFGQSAQLLTDDPKSVAITLKISGKVIQDFQLVPDVWTFGEIATGDSFEITGDIYNYTGTTIETTDLKFTSDSMTELADIEVQPLDKADYMEGGEAAVQAFRVVAKIKPGMKQGDISQNLLVGFNNIGDPAKADDGDETVSTEEDTAEASGRYITVPVKGRLVGPLRMLESSKLTMWAGEYLYDFGRIGPDGELKAKTFVVLKGDERDNTTLTVGETRPGGVVRAVLGEPKSRGSMVLYPLEIELVPSDETISRLGKDSRDYGSIWIKSDNPKVSSMRVVLKFAIEGR from the coding sequence ATGAAGACTTTTATTTTTATCGCATTCCTCTCGGGCCTGATCGGCGCTTCGGCCGCGTGGGCGATCAACCAAAGCCGGTACGGCTACCGTGAAGCCCTGTTTGGTCCGTTCGATATGGCGGGAACTGTGACGTCCGAAAACGTTGCGGAAGTCTTGGACAAGCGAGAGAAGAAGAAAGTCGGCAAAGTCGTCATCGACGACGATTTGGATTACGACTTTGGCGTGATGTCGCCGGGTCAAGAAGGTGAAAAAACGTTCCGGATTCGCAACGAAGGCGAAGGCCCCCTGAAGCTGAGGGTGGGCGCATCGACGTGTAAATGTACCCTCGGGGCGCTCAATAAAGAGATTCTCGAACCGGGCGAAGAGACCGAAATCAAGCTGACCTGGACCGTCAAAGGCGGAAGCACGGATTTTGGCCAATCAGCACAATTGTTGACGGATGATCCAAAGTCGGTTGCCATCACGTTGAAAATTTCGGGCAAGGTCATTCAAGACTTCCAGCTGGTTCCCGATGTTTGGACGTTCGGCGAAATCGCGACGGGTGACTCGTTCGAAATCACGGGCGATATTTACAACTACACCGGCACAACGATCGAAACGACGGACTTAAAGTTCACCAGCGATTCCATGACGGAACTGGCGGATATCGAAGTACAGCCTCTGGACAAGGCAGATTACATGGAAGGCGGCGAGGCTGCCGTGCAAGCGTTTCGTGTCGTTGCAAAAATCAAGCCTGGCATGAAACAGGGTGACATTTCCCAAAACCTGCTGGTCGGATTCAACAACATTGGCGATCCGGCTAAGGCGGATGACGGCGACGAAACGGTATCGACGGAAGAAGACACGGCGGAGGCCTCCGGCAGGTACATCACAGTCCCGGTCAAGGGAAGGTTGGTGGGACCACTGAGAATGCTTGAAAGCAGCAAGTTGACCATGTGGGCAGGTGAATACCTTTACGATTTTGGGAGAATCGGCCCCGATGGCGAACTGAAAGCGAAAACGTTTGTTGTGCTAAAAGGCGATGAACGCGACAATACGACCTTGACGGTTGGAGAGACTAGGCCGGGAGGGGTTGTTAGGGCAGTCTTGGGTGAGCCCAAAAGCCGTGGGTCGATGGTTTTGTACCCCCTCGAAATCGAGCTTGTGCCGAGTGATGAAACGATCTCACGTCTCGGTAAAGATAGTAGGGACTACGGTTCGATATGGATTAAGTCAGATAATCCAAAGGTGTCGAGCATGCGTGTCGTGCTCAAATTTGCTATCGAAGGTCGTTAG